The proteins below come from a single Oscillospiraceae bacterium genomic window:
- the cas2 gene encoding CRISPR-associated endonuclease Cas2, with the protein MSYRCLMVVNPACIRCQKEQLQFSVYARVCNGNDAVKKHEGRLRASLPPNGSIRLLVVTEKQYQSIQILLGNYQPEDAPFACEQLSFF; encoded by the coding sequence GTGTCCTACCGCTGCCTTATGGTTGTCAACCCGGCCTGCATCCGATGCCAAAAGGAACAACTGCAATTTTCTGTTTATGCGCGGGTGTGCAACGGAAACGACGCCGTGAAAAAGCACGAGGGACGGCTGCGGGCTTCCCTGCCGCCGAATGGCTCTATACGTCTGCTTGTCGTTACGGAAAAGCAATACCAGTCCATTCAAATTCTTTTGGGAAATTATCAACCGGAGGACGCTCCCTTTGCCTGTGAGCAGCTGAGTTTTTTCTAA
- a CDS encoding glycosyl hydrolase family 28 protein encodes MDYSILRYGAVPDGVTNCAAAIQQAVDAAAAAGGGRVIVPAGRFLSGSVLLKDNVELHLESGAVLISSLNPADITPFPQGGDGTDPDDTADGWEGGFFLGASHAKNVTISGMGTIYGQGDKVFLDKDVDNGFHECPKFCEAFRPRMMLFEAVENFTVRDVTLQDAAFWTLHMAGCRHVRIQNIMILNDDRGANNDGIDPDCCQDVVISNCIVRTGDDAIVVKSTGPMSRRYGASENVAITGCILHSRDSALKIGTETHGVIRNVTLSDCVIDDCSRAVGVWVRDGGTVEDIHVHHLTGCTRRYADSYQLPGAPGWWGKGEPVFVSATPRKDKTGPAGVIRRVSFDHLYLTSESCAFAAGEPDSEIQDLRISEMHLTLQHRGTQPGGLFDEQPSARHIYPHAIPALYARCVDGLTVRDSTVRFVGENEAWDGSVAELEHCRRAKLDLEKLI; translated from the coding sequence ATGGACTACAGTATCTTACGCTACGGCGCTGTGCCAGACGGTGTGACCAACTGCGCGGCAGCCATCCAACAGGCGGTCGATGCAGCCGCAGCGGCGGGCGGCGGGCGCGTTATCGTGCCGGCCGGGCGCTTTTTGAGCGGCTCCGTGCTGCTGAAGGACAATGTGGAGCTGCATCTGGAGAGCGGCGCGGTGCTTATCAGCAGCCTGAACCCCGCCGATATTACCCCGTTCCCTCAGGGCGGGGACGGCACCGACCCTGACGACACCGCCGACGGCTGGGAGGGCGGCTTCTTTTTGGGGGCCAGCCACGCCAAAAATGTGACCATCAGCGGCATGGGCACGATCTACGGTCAGGGCGACAAGGTGTTTTTGGACAAGGATGTGGACAACGGCTTCCACGAATGCCCGAAATTCTGCGAGGCATTCCGCCCGCGCATGATGCTGTTTGAAGCAGTCGAAAACTTTACCGTGCGCGATGTGACCCTGCAGGACGCGGCGTTCTGGACGCTGCACATGGCAGGCTGCCGGCATGTGCGTATCCAGAACATCATGATTTTAAACGATGACCGCGGCGCCAACAATGACGGTATCGACCCCGATTGCTGTCAGGATGTCGTCATCTCCAACTGCATCGTGCGCACCGGCGATGACGCCATCGTGGTCAAATCCACCGGGCCGATGTCCCGCCGCTACGGTGCAAGCGAGAATGTGGCCATCACGGGCTGCATCTTACATTCCCGCGATTCTGCGCTGAAAATCGGAACCGAGACCCACGGTGTGATCCGCAATGTGACGCTGAGCGACTGCGTCATTGACGACTGCTCCCGCGCGGTGGGCGTCTGGGTGCGGGACGGCGGCACGGTGGAGGACATCCATGTCCACCATCTGACCGGCTGCACCCGCCGCTACGCCGACTCCTACCAGCTGCCCGGTGCGCCGGGCTGGTGGGGCAAGGGCGAGCCGGTGTTTGTCAGCGCCACGCCGCGCAAGGACAAGACCGGCCCGGCAGGCGTGATCCGCCGCGTCAGCTTTGACCATTTGTACCTGACAAGTGAAAGCTGCGCCTTTGCGGCCGGCGAGCCGGACAGCGAAATTCAGGACCTGCGCATCAGCGAGATGCACCTGACGCTGCAGCACCGCGGCACCCAGCCCGGCGGCCTGTTTGACGAGCAACCCTCGGCCCGGCACATCTACCCGCACGCCATCCCGGCGCTGTACGCCCGCTGCGTGGACGGCCTGACCGTCAGGGACAGCACGGTGCGCTTTGTCGGTGAGAACGAGGCATGGGACGGCAGCGTAGCCGAGCTGGAGCACTGCCGCCGCGCAAAGCTGGATTTGGAAAAGCTTATATAA
- a CDS encoding polysaccharide deacetylase family protein produces the protein MNYTEPKVIYTCFPGGKHKVLTMSYDDGRLEDRRLVELFNRYGIRGTFNLNGGLPRPERIPESEWVELYKGHEVACHTYHHPTISRSPLDQTARQVLADRMQLEGVMGYPVRGLAYPNGSWTPEIAALLPALGIRYARVVGDTHDFAMPHDFMTWKATCHHTHNLLEDGKRFVELYKTQYLYMMYVWGHSFEFRTEEDWALMEQFCQLVGGREDTWYATNIEIVDYMADAARLQYTAAGDKVCNPNAQSIWVEVDGRHYEIPAGKTVALV, from the coding sequence ATGAACTACACCGAACCGAAGGTCATTTACACCTGCTTCCCCGGCGGCAAGCATAAGGTGCTGACGATGAGCTATGATGATGGCCGTTTGGAGGACCGCCGCCTTGTCGAGCTGTTCAACCGCTACGGCATCCGGGGCACCTTTAACCTGAACGGCGGCCTGCCCCGCCCCGAGCGCATCCCGGAGAGCGAGTGGGTCGAGCTGTACAAGGGCCATGAGGTCGCCTGTCACACCTACCACCACCCCACCATCTCCCGCAGCCCGCTGGATCAGACCGCACGGCAGGTGCTGGCCGACCGTATGCAGCTTGAGGGCGTCATGGGCTACCCTGTGCGCGGCCTTGCCTACCCCAACGGCAGCTGGACACCGGAGATCGCCGCCCTGCTGCCCGCGCTGGGCATCCGCTACGCCCGCGTTGTGGGCGACACCCACGACTTTGCGATGCCCCACGATTTTATGACATGGAAAGCCACCTGCCACCACACCCACAACCTGCTGGAGGACGGCAAGCGCTTTGTAGAGCTGTACAAGACGCAGTATCTCTACATGATGTATGTCTGGGGCCACAGCTTTGAGTTCCGCACCGAGGAGGACTGGGCATTGATGGAGCAGTTCTGCCAGCTGGTCGGCGGGCGCGAGGACACCTGGTACGCCACCAATATCGAGATCGTGGACTACATGGCCGATGCCGCCCGCCTGCAGTACACCGCCGCGGGCGATAAGGTCTGCAACCCCAACGCCCAGTCCATCTGGGTCGAGGTGGACGGCCGCCACTATGAGATCCCCGCCGGAAAGACAGTGGCGCTGGTATAA
- a CDS encoding TnpV protein — MVWYKNYLQYSIAKQKRQALFNEILSQLDGILLCHLSEINVAACEQIETLTKQLAKQAGASTALKLHKPLEWTAQMQAFHAQAEEIVCAELIFF; from the coding sequence TTGGTATGGTATAAGAACTATTTACAATATAGCATAGCCAAGCAAAAAAGGCAAGCACTTTTCAATGAAATTCTTTCTCAATTGGACGGCATATTGCTATGTCACCTTTCCGAAATTAATGTCGCTGCCTGCGAGCAGATAGAAACTTTAACGAAGCAACTTGCTAAACAAGCTGGTGCCTCGACAGCTTTGAAGCTTCACAAACCTCTTGAATGGACTGCACAAATGCAAGCATTCCATGCACAGGCCGAAGAAATTGTATGTGCAGAGTTGATTTTCTTTTGA
- a CDS encoding glycosyl hydrolase 115 family protein: MLLNKNTVLPAAPAAKPVQYALKALRRDFDRVFSATEAPGGRVLLNVNDTLAAEQYVLTAGADTLLLSAADDLGFVYGLFEISRRYLGVQPFWFWNDQTPEVREDAAIAAGTVVESKPYRVRYRGWFVNDETLLSHWKVERRSDLPFIMAFEALLRLGGNMVIPGTGKNGLLYRRTAADMGLIITHHHAEPLGAEMFAQAYPDLEPMYSKYPEKFRALWQAGIDAQKDMRVVWNIGFRGQGDRPFWDDDPQYDTPEKRGALISSLIKEQYDLVRANDPEAVCCTNLYGETMELYKDGFLQLPADVIKIWADNGFGKMVSRRQENNNPRVPALPALGDTSAHGIYYHASFYDLQAASHITALPNSAAFVAKELADVLAHGADDYWLVNCSNVKPHAMLLDLIARCWRDGTVDAGQQCIAYTAAYYGLLYRCEIAQCLADYAQFAVPYGPHEDDHAGDQFYNHVPRMLISQFIQDRTAPAENLRWLCEQPTFAGQLQHCTAVFDKAVQSYAAYRRECEKVLAELTGRPRVLFMDSVMLQARLYDLWAQGAAFVCRALTAGLAADWQHCFYYAGCAKRLYVQAYRAMQEREHGKWVGYYANECQTDVRQSAQVCGYLMGFARTLGEGPHYYEWMREFGDPEDERRIMLILNTEPHPGDDDLWLLMEQRWGF; this comes from the coding sequence ATGCTTTTGAACAAAAATACCGTTCTCCCCGCCGCACCTGCGGCCAAGCCGGTGCAGTATGCGCTGAAAGCGCTGCGCCGCGATTTTGACCGCGTTTTCAGCGCGACCGAGGCCCCCGGCGGGCGTGTCCTGCTGAATGTAAACGATACGCTGGCCGCAGAGCAGTATGTTCTGACGGCCGGGGCGGACACACTGCTGCTCTCGGCTGCCGATGATCTGGGCTTTGTCTACGGCCTGTTTGAGATCAGCCGCCGGTATCTCGGCGTCCAGCCGTTCTGGTTCTGGAATGACCAGACCCCCGAAGTCCGGGAAGATGCGGCGATAGCGGCCGGCACGGTCGTGGAGTCCAAGCCGTACCGGGTGCGCTACCGCGGCTGGTTTGTCAATGATGAGACGCTGCTCTCCCACTGGAAGGTCGAGCGGCGCAGCGATCTGCCGTTCATCATGGCGTTTGAGGCACTGCTGCGCCTCGGCGGCAACATGGTCATACCCGGCACCGGCAAAAACGGCCTGCTTTACCGCCGGACCGCCGCCGATATGGGTCTTATCATCACCCACCACCACGCCGAGCCTTTGGGTGCCGAGATGTTCGCGCAGGCCTACCCCGATCTGGAGCCGATGTACAGCAAGTACCCGGAGAAATTCCGCGCGCTCTGGCAGGCGGGCATTGATGCGCAGAAGGATATGCGCGTTGTCTGGAACATCGGCTTCCGCGGGCAGGGCGACCGCCCCTTCTGGGACGATGACCCCCAGTACGACACGCCGGAAAAGCGCGGCGCGCTGATTTCTTCCTTAATAAAAGAGCAGTACGATCTGGTCAGGGCCAACGACCCCGAGGCCGTCTGCTGCACAAACCTCTACGGCGAGACGATGGAGCTGTACAAGGATGGCTTTTTGCAGCTGCCCGCCGATGTCATCAAGATCTGGGCGGACAACGGCTTCGGCAAAATGGTCAGCCGCCGTCAGGAAAACAACAACCCCCGTGTACCGGCTCTGCCGGCGCTGGGCGATACAAGCGCCCACGGTATCTACTATCACGCATCCTTCTATGACCTGCAGGCTGCCAGCCACATCACGGCGCTGCCCAACTCGGCAGCCTTTGTGGCGAAGGAGCTGGCCGATGTGCTGGCCCACGGTGCCGATGATTACTGGCTGGTGAACTGCTCGAATGTCAAGCCCCATGCGATGCTGCTGGATCTGATCGCCCGCTGCTGGCGGGACGGCACGGTGGACGCCGGGCAGCAGTGCATTGCCTACACCGCCGCCTACTACGGCCTTTTGTACCGGTGCGAGATCGCACAGTGCCTTGCGGATTATGCACAGTTTGCCGTGCCCTACGGCCCGCATGAGGACGATCATGCCGGTGACCAGTTCTACAACCATGTGCCGCGTATGCTGATTTCGCAGTTTATCCAAGACCGCACCGCCCCCGCCGAGAACCTGCGCTGGCTGTGTGAGCAGCCGACCTTTGCCGGGCAGCTGCAGCACTGCACCGCCGTCTTTGACAAGGCAGTCCAAAGCTATGCAGCCTACCGGCGCGAATGTGAAAAGGTGCTGGCCGAGTTGACCGGCCGCCCGCGCGTGCTGTTTATGGACAGCGTGATGCTGCAGGCGCGGCTCTACGACCTGTGGGCGCAGGGGGCTGCGTTTGTCTGCCGGGCGCTGACCGCCGGCCTTGCCGCCGACTGGCAGCACTGCTTCTACTACGCAGGCTGCGCCAAGCGGCTGTATGTGCAGGCCTACCGCGCCATGCAGGAACGCGAGCATGGCAAATGGGTCGGCTATTATGCCAACGAATGTCAGACCGATGTGCGCCAGAGCGCACAGGTCTGCGGGTATCTCATGGGCTTTGCCCGCACCCTCGGCGAGGGACCGCACTACTACGAGTGGATGCGCGAGTTCGGCGACCCCGAGGACGAGCGCCGCATCATGCTGATCCTGAACACCGAGCCTCACCCCGGCGATGACGACCTCTGGCTGCTGATGGAGCAGCGGTGGGGCTTCTGA
- a CDS encoding glycoside hydrolase family 88 protein — protein MANLIFDKAQIEATIDKIVDRTMRMDMTWDWPCGVAYYGICEAYEVTKNERYLQLVKDRVDEYIELGLPSWTVNTCSMGHCLITLYEHTGDEKYLDIAKSKVEYLEKEALRFGNHVLQHTVSVNNDFPEQAWADTLFMAGFFLLRMGVLLKDEALIDDALNQYYWHIKYLQDPESGLYYHGYNNITGDHMSGIKWGRANAWAAYTMAQVGVRLPQCYLYPKFLDVVGSLNDQLAALKLCQTENGLWRTIVDDATSYEEVSASAGIAAAMITKGNPLHIKYINKAIPGMLANVSPDGRVLNVSGGTAVMKDADGYRGISRDWIQGWGQGLALAFFAGVLNYDNVRSDGAL, from the coding sequence ATGGCAAACCTGATTTTTGACAAGGCCCAAATTGAGGCTACCATCGACAAGATCGTGGACCGCACGATGCGGATGGATATGACATGGGACTGGCCCTGCGGTGTTGCCTACTACGGCATCTGCGAGGCGTATGAGGTCACCAAAAACGAACGCTACCTGCAGCTGGTCAAGGACCGCGTGGACGAGTATATTGAGCTGGGCCTGCCGAGCTGGACGGTCAACACCTGCTCAATGGGGCACTGCCTGATCACCCTGTATGAGCATACCGGTGATGAAAAGTATCTGGACATCGCCAAAAGCAAGGTCGAGTATCTGGAAAAGGAGGCACTGCGCTTCGGCAATCATGTTCTGCAGCACACCGTCTCGGTCAACAACGACTTCCCCGAGCAGGCGTGGGCAGACACACTCTTTATGGCGGGCTTCTTCCTGCTGCGGATGGGCGTGCTTTTGAAGGACGAGGCCCTGATCGATGATGCGCTGAACCAGTATTACTGGCACATCAAGTACCTGCAGGACCCTGAGAGCGGGCTGTACTACCACGGCTACAACAACATCACCGGCGACCATATGTCGGGCATCAAGTGGGGGCGCGCCAACGCATGGGCGGCCTACACGATGGCGCAGGTCGGCGTGCGGCTGCCGCAGTGCTACCTCTACCCCAAGTTCTTGGATGTGGTCGGCAGCCTGAACGACCAGCTGGCCGCGCTCAAGCTCTGTCAGACCGAGAACGGCCTGTGGCGCACGATCGTGGACGATGCCACCTCCTATGAGGAGGTCAGCGCGAGCGCCGGCATCGCCGCCGCCATGATCACCAAGGGCAACCCCCTGCACATCAAGTACATCAACAAGGCCATCCCCGGTATGCTGGCCAATGTCAGCCCGGACGGCCGTGTGCTGAATGTCTCGGGCGGCACGGCGGTCATGAAGGACGCCGATGGCTACCGCGGCATCAGCCGCGACTGGATTCAGGGCTGGGGTCAGGGTCTGGCGCTGGCATTCTTCGCCGGTGTGCTGAACTACGACAATGTCCGCTCGGACGGCGCGTTGTAA
- a CDS encoding L-rhamnose mutarotase, which translates to MEHMAWKGRIKPGCKAEYQRRHAEIWPEMVKVLKDAGICNYSIFYCNDELFGYYECEKGVAYAEKVQAESPVVDRWNDYMKDILELEMDPVTGAQPKLEQVFRLD; encoded by the coding sequence ATGGAGCATATGGCATGGAAGGGCCGCATCAAGCCCGGCTGCAAGGCAGAATATCAGCGCCGCCACGCGGAAATCTGGCCCGAGATGGTCAAGGTGCTGAAGGATGCAGGCATCTGCAATTACAGCATTTTCTACTGCAACGATGAGCTGTTCGGCTATTACGAGTGCGAAAAGGGTGTTGCCTACGCCGAAAAGGTACAGGCCGAAAGCCCGGTCGTTGACCGCTGGAACGACTACATGAAGGACATTCTGGAGCTGGAAATGGACCCCGTCACCGGTGCCCAGCCCAAGCTGGAGCAGGTGTTCCGGCTAGATTGA
- the cas9 gene encoding type II CRISPR RNA-guided endonuclease Cas9 (Cas9, originally named Csn1, is the large, multifunctional signature protein of type II CRISPR/Cas systems. It is well known even to general audiences because its RNA-guided endonuclease activity has made it a popular tool for custom editing of eukaryotic genomes.): MNTAYGIGLDIGIASVGWAVVALNEDAEPYGLIRCGSRVFDKAEQPKTGDSLAASRREARSTRRRLRRRSLRKADLYALMEKSGLPGRAAVEEAVLAGHLPDIYALRAQALDGPVTAMDFARILLHLMQRRGFRSNRKADDAQKDGKLLQAIDANTQRMKDNHYRTVGEMMYRDPAFATHKRNKTENYLSTVRRDQIASEAAQLFAAQRQYGAAWASPETEAEYLTILTRQRSFDEGPGGNSPYGGNMIEKMVGTCTLEGTAEPRAAKATWSFEYFTLLQKLNHIRIEEGGNSHPLTHAQRQELLTLCYQTDKLDFARIRKVLDLPPQARFNMVRYRADQPADACEKKEKITALPCYHKMRKALNTLRKDYILTVGHDRLDAAATALTLYKSEDLLREKLQQADFEPLEINALLTLPSFSKFGHISVKACRKLIPYLEQGENYNDACRDAGYDFQGSGHGEKSILLPAEAEGFSDITSPVVRRAVAQTIKVVNAIIREQGESPVSIHLELAREMSKSFQERADLENAMKENNADNERLMRDLHELFPGRNISGQDLVKYRLWKEQDGRCAYSLQPLELQSVITVSGYAEVDHIVPYSISFDDRRTNKVLVLASENRQKGNRLPLQYLQGTRRDNFIVYTKNNIKNYRKRQNLVKENLSAEDSSGFMQRNLQDTQYIASFMLNYIRGHLAFAAHPMAGKKRVVAVNGAVTSFLRKRWGIAKVRADGDLHHAVDAAVIACTTDGMIQRVSRFYQRTELSHARGERFPEPWPRFRDELIQRLSSCPQENLLTINPVYYATADIAGIKPVFVSRMPRHKATGPAHKETIKGRLDDTYVTQRRSITDLKLNKDGEIDGYFNPSSDTLLYNALKERLIAFGGNGKKAFAEPFFKPRADGTPGAQVRKVKLYSKVTSTVPVHGGNGVADNDTMVRVDVYYIPGDGYYWVPIYVADTVKPVLPNCAVVAHKSYSEWKEMSEENFLFSLCKNDLVCIEGKRPIKLKAANKESTLERDLTVQRVLAYFEGGNISTGAVSVTTHDNAYIAKGLGFKTLQKVEKYQVDVLGNYTRVKKEKRQLFPAQRR, translated from the coding sequence ATGAACACTGCATATGGAATCGGGCTTGACATCGGCATTGCCTCCGTAGGCTGGGCAGTTGTAGCCTTAAACGAGGATGCCGAGCCTTATGGCTTGATTCGCTGCGGCTCCCGCGTGTTTGATAAGGCGGAGCAGCCCAAAACCGGTGACAGCCTTGCTGCCTCACGCAGAGAGGCACGCAGCACACGCCGCAGGCTGCGTCGGCGCAGCTTACGGAAGGCGGATCTGTATGCTCTGATGGAAAAAAGCGGTTTACCCGGCAGGGCGGCTGTCGAGGAAGCCGTGCTGGCAGGGCATCTGCCCGATATTTACGCGCTGCGTGCACAGGCTTTGGACGGTCCGGTAACCGCCATGGATTTTGCCAGAATCCTGCTGCACCTGATGCAGCGTCGGGGATTTCGCAGCAACCGCAAGGCGGACGATGCCCAAAAAGACGGAAAGCTGCTGCAAGCCATTGACGCCAACACGCAGCGCATGAAAGACAACCATTACCGAACTGTGGGGGAAATGATGTACCGTGACCCGGCATTTGCCACCCACAAGCGCAACAAAACCGAAAACTATCTTTCCACCGTCAGGCGGGATCAAATTGCATCCGAGGCTGCACAGCTTTTTGCTGCACAGCGCCAATACGGTGCAGCGTGGGCATCCCCGGAAACAGAGGCTGAATACCTGACCATACTGACGCGCCAGCGCTCTTTTGACGAAGGACCGGGCGGCAACAGCCCCTATGGCGGCAATATGATTGAAAAGATGGTCGGCACCTGCACATTGGAGGGCACAGCCGAGCCGCGCGCTGCCAAAGCAACCTGGTCCTTTGAATATTTTACGTTGCTGCAAAAACTCAACCATATTCGCATAGAGGAAGGCGGCAACAGTCATCCCCTGACCCATGCACAACGGCAGGAACTTCTCACCCTGTGCTACCAAACCGACAAACTGGATTTTGCGCGGATTCGCAAGGTGCTGGATTTGCCGCCGCAGGCGCGGTTCAATATGGTGCGCTACCGGGCCGACCAACCGGCGGATGCCTGTGAGAAAAAAGAGAAAATCACCGCCCTGCCCTGCTATCACAAAATGCGCAAGGCGCTGAACACTCTGCGAAAGGATTATATCCTCACGGTGGGTCATGACCGGCTGGACGCCGCCGCAACTGCACTGACCCTATATAAAAGCGAGGATTTGCTGCGGGAAAAGCTGCAGCAGGCGGATTTTGAGCCGCTGGAGATCAACGCGCTGCTGACCCTGCCCAGCTTTTCAAAATTCGGTCATATTTCGGTCAAGGCGTGCCGCAAGCTTATCCCGTATCTGGAGCAGGGAGAAAATTACAATGATGCCTGCCGCGATGCCGGGTATGATTTTCAAGGCAGCGGTCACGGCGAAAAATCCATACTTTTACCTGCTGAAGCGGAGGGATTTTCTGACATTACCAGTCCGGTTGTCCGCCGGGCGGTGGCACAGACCATCAAGGTTGTGAACGCCATCATTCGGGAGCAGGGCGAAAGTCCCGTCAGCATTCATCTGGAACTGGCGCGGGAGATGAGCAAAAGCTTCCAGGAGCGTGCAGACCTGGAAAACGCCATGAAGGAAAACAATGCAGACAACGAGCGCCTGATGCGGGATCTGCACGAGCTTTTCCCCGGGCGCAACATTTCCGGGCAGGATCTTGTAAAGTACCGCCTGTGGAAAGAGCAGGACGGACGTTGCGCCTACTCTTTGCAGCCGTTGGAGTTGCAAAGCGTTATCACGGTTTCCGGCTATGCTGAAGTGGATCACATTGTGCCGTACAGCATCAGCTTTGACGACCGCCGCACCAACAAGGTACTGGTGCTTGCCTCAGAAAATCGTCAAAAGGGCAACCGCCTGCCGCTGCAATATCTGCAGGGTACAAGGCGGGACAACTTTATCGTTTACACAAAAAACAACATAAAGAACTACCGCAAACGCCAAAATCTGGTGAAAGAAAACCTTAGTGCCGAGGACAGCAGCGGGTTTATGCAGCGCAATTTGCAGGATACCCAGTATATCGCCAGCTTTATGCTGAACTATATCCGCGGTCATCTGGCTTTTGCTGCGCATCCTATGGCAGGCAAAAAGCGGGTTGTCGCCGTAAATGGTGCTGTCACTTCGTTTCTGCGCAAGCGCTGGGGTATTGCCAAGGTGCGCGCAGACGGCGATTTACACCACGCGGTGGATGCAGCGGTCATCGCCTGCACGACGGACGGTATGATCCAACGGGTGTCGCGGTTTTATCAGCGGACGGAACTCTCCCACGCACGGGGAGAGCGCTTCCCCGAACCGTGGCCGCGTTTTCGGGATGAATTGATACAGCGCCTGTCGTCCTGCCCGCAGGAAAACCTGCTGACGATCAATCCGGTTTATTATGCCACCGCGGACATAGCGGGTATCAAGCCGGTGTTTGTTTCCCGTATGCCGCGTCACAAGGCAACCGGACCCGCCCACAAGGAAACCATCAAGGGGCGCTTGGACGACACCTATGTGACCCAGCGCCGCAGCATCACCGACTTAAAGCTGAACAAGGACGGCGAAATTGACGGTTACTTTAATCCCAGCAGTGACACCCTGCTCTACAATGCCCTGAAAGAGCGGCTAATCGCCTTTGGCGGAAACGGGAAAAAGGCATTTGCCGAGCCATTCTTCAAGCCCCGCGCAGACGGCACGCCGGGTGCGCAGGTTCGCAAGGTCAAGCTTTACAGCAAGGTCACCAGCACGGTTCCGGTTCACGGCGGAAACGGCGTGGCTGACAACGATACCATGGTGCGGGTCGATGTGTATTATATCCCCGGGGACGGCTACTATTGGGTGCCAATTTATGTGGCGGATACCGTAAAGCCGGTTTTGCCGAACTGTGCTGTTGTTGCTCATAAAAGCTATTCCGAGTGGAAGGAAATGTCCGAGGAAAATTTCCTGTTTTCTCTGTGCAAAAATGATCTGGTCTGCATAGAGGGCAAGCGTCCCATAAAGCTAAAGGCAGCCAACAAGGAAAGCACACTGGAAAGAGATCTGACCGTCCAGCGGGTGCTTGCCTATTTTGAGGGCGGCAACATCTCCACCGGTGCCGTTTCCGTAACCACGCACGATAACGCTTATATTGCCAAAGGTCTGGGCTTCAAGACACTGCAAAAGGTTGAAAAATATCAGGTCGATGTTCTGGGCAATTATACCCGTGTAAAAAAAGAAAAACGCCAGCTTTTCCCCGCCCAACGGAGGTGA